The genomic segment TTAAGATAATAATATATGAGCTGCCTTGAATGTCAATGGTACAAAATATGGTAGATAATGGGTAGGTATTTTACCTATTGCTGCAGGCTATCAAGGTATGATATAAGGTTTACAGATCTATTGCTTAATCCAAGCTTTTTTCTAATACTTTTCCTATAGACATCTATTGAACTACTGGCTATCCCTAATATTTCTGCACATTCCTTTGTTGATTTACCATGCCTAACTAGAATTGCCACCTGGATTTCTCTAGGAGTAAAGTTGAACTGTCTTATATTTTTTAGCAGAGGTGTAGCAATTTCATGGAGATGTGCTTCCATGATATCAAGCTGGGATCGCTGCCTTGCTCCTAGACTGCTTTGTTTTAACTGTTCGATATATGGAAGAATAAGATTCTGTATATTTATTAAGAATCTTTCTTCCATGTCATTTTTATCATCTTCCCTTTTCTGCAAGAGAACCTTAAGCGCCATATTAAGTTCCTGAAGGGCGATGTTTTTGTTTTCCAACTCCTCAGTTCGCTCCTTAACTATGTTCTCAAGATGACTCCGATGCTTTTCCAGCTCCTCCTTTGCCTGCTTGTATTCGGTGATGTCGCGTGATATTCCGATGACGCCAATAATCTTGCCTGCCCCATCACGATAAGGCGCCTTGGTCGATTGGTACACACGAAGACCATCGACTGTTGGAACCTTTTCTTCTATCAGGAAGGCTTTTCCAGAAGATATTACAAGCTTGTCATGCTCCATTATGGCGCGTACTACGTCAGGGTTTTCATGTATTTCTTTGGATTCCTTCCCGATAATTTGCTCAGTAGACTTGCCAAGTATTGCCAATGTTGCAGGATTGGCCATAAGCATGCGGCTATCGCAATCCTTTACAAACACAGCATCAGGCGTTCCATCCATCACAGCTTGAAGGATGGTTTTGCTATCGAGCAGTTCTTTCTCCAGGCTCTTGCTATCAGTAACATCACGGCAAAAACAGAAGAATAATTTACGTTTTGACAAATATGTGGCACTAACCTCAACATCAATAAAGGTGCCATTCTTGCATTTAAAGCTCGATTCAAAATGAGCCGAGCCAAATTTAATGATGTGTTTACTTCTCGAAGATATTAGCTCAGGTGAATCATTCACTGCTATCTCAGCTATTGGTATTTTTAATATCTCTTCACGGGTATAGCCCAATAAACGACACATGGCCTCATTCACATCAAGAATCATTGAGTCTTGTACGTGCATTAGCCAAAAACCGTCATGCATTTCACGAAGGATGGCGCTGGCATTTTCTTCACTTTCAAGCAATGCATTCTCGGCCTGTATATGTTCTAATTCAGCTTGTACCAGTTCACGGATTCTCTTCTTTAACAAGGCATTTTCTTTGAGTAGTACTTGGTTAGTTTTAAATGAATTTTCCATCTTATGACTCCAAAGCGGAATAAATGATGCTTGTCTGAAAATTGGATGGCGTTGGTTATCTAATTAAAGCCTGCTGGAGGCTATCGAATACCATGTAATGTCAAATAGAAACTCAGCAGTGCACTTTCAAATATTAGGTTCAGGAAACAAGTATGCCAGATGCTCACAGAATAGCTATACGCTGCGCTTTTTCATCACCTCACGCCTTGTCACTGAGCGCAATCATTTTTTTGAGATAGCTTGTGTAAAAGAATATTTTTTATTGCCCGAACATCTTATAAACAGCAAGCACTAAGATAATAATCCCGATTATAAACGATAGTATTAACTGATCAGTATTAAACTTCATATTAACCATTTGCGAACAGCTATTTTACCCTTGAGCCTTTAACCCTTTTTTTTCAATATCTCTTTCTAAATATTACAGGAAACATATAAGAATATGTCAATAAAATCTATTAGCCCCAAATATTGAACTAACTTGTCAATCCTTTTTGCCTTTATCGGTCTTCCCGATTGATTCAGCAAATTGGCGTATTTTACGAGACTTGCTGATTGCTCTTCCCGCATTGGTAAACGTCTGATCTAAAGCTTGCTGAATCCTTCTACGAGTCCTGGCAGAGATTTCATGTGCCATGCCCAAATTGGTCATATCGCTGGTACCGCTAATGGTATCTGACCAAATTGTTACACCCTGCCGATCTTTCAACACCCAGGAAAGTGCTACAGTCTCACAAACCTGCATAAAAGCATTACTCCTTATTCCGTTTTGGAGAAAATTCTCAAATCTGGGTTCCAGGGTTGCATCAACACCATCCAGTACTTCTAATCGGTTACCGCGAGAAACAAGAACTTCCCGAAACAACATATGTGCCATTTCTGTGGAATTGTTCACAAGTGCCGGCCCGAACTGAACAGTATCCCGGTTGCGCCCAAAAAAGGTGCCAATAGTGGCACCTTTAACGGTCTTTGTCTGGAAATCATCGCTAAGGTGCAGCTGAACAATCATATCAATAGGTTCAGGTTCAATATAATTATTATGATAGCTGAAGCCGGGCTTGGCTATGTAGGTTATTCCACCGCAGCCTCCTGCCGTAACCACCAGCAAACCAACCAAGGAAAGCTGAATTATACGTGCAGGGTAAAAAAGATTTTTCACTGCATATCCTGTGTATTTTTGGTTAGATCCCCACAGACTATCGCTCCATCATTATGAAGATCGTAAAGAAAATTCCAATAAATATTTTCCCGAACCTCATTACCCACCTTTTCAGAAGTATTTCCTGCCATGAAAATCATAAAAAGCTGAATCCATGTCTTCATAGAGTCCTTGTATTCGTATGTCTTTAGCAAATTCCCGTCTTTTTTGAGGTCTACGGTCATTGCATAATCATCCCGTGCGTAGGCAGGTAAAACTGTGAGTGTCAAGCCGGACAAATACCCCGTAATAAAAGCGACCCCCCTATTGCCATCGTTATTCATTGTAAATTCAAGACAGGTTGTTTCTGTGGAACAATCCCCGATTACATCCGAAAACATCCCGCTTGCAACAAGATGATTGCGAACCTTCTCACGAAACATTGAAGACATACCCGGATTGGGGTTTCCGAATGTAAACCACTTAGCGTTAAAACCGACTGTTCCTAGTTGAACCGGTGTGGAAATATCCGACTGATATCGACTTGGAAGATTGTTTCCGTGAAAGGACGCACAACCGCTTCCAACCATTGAAAGAACTACAACTACCATCATCATAAAAAACAAATGAATAGAATTTTTTACCATAGAAAATACCCTCTCTTTCTAAATACGCACTGGCTTTGCAATGCGGAAATAAAACGTTAAATAAATAATCTATTCCCTATCCAACCCGAATTCCGCATGAAGAACACGAACCGCAAGCTCGGCATATTTTTCTTCTATGAGACATGATATTCTGATTTCGGAAGTACTTATTAAAAGTACATTTATATTTTCTCTTGCAAGAACCGAAAACATTCTTGCGGCAACGCCGGAATGGTTCTTCATTCCAACACCTATTACAGAAACCTTGGCGACATTTTCATCAACTAACACAGCTTCGGCGCCTATTTCACTTGCAACTTTATTTTCAATCTCTACTGCCTTTTTAAAATCCGATTTGGGGACTGTAAATGTAAGGTCAGTCAATTTTGCAGCACGGGTATTTTGTATTATCATATCTACAAGTATCCCGGCATCAGCAATCGGAGAAAATATTTTTGCGGCAATACCCGGCTGATCGGGAACTTTTTTCAAGGTAATACGTGCTTCGTTTTTACTGTGTGTTACACCGGATACGACAAGTCTTTCCATATCCGCAGATTCATTTACTACCATAGTTCCCTCCTCAAATGAAAATGATGATCTAAGATGTACAGGCACATAATATTTTTTCGCAAACTCAACGGATCTGATCTGTAAAACCTTTGCTCCAAGGCTGGACATTTCAAGCATCTCGTCATAGGATATCTTATCAAGTTTTCTGGCCTTTTTACATATATTGGGATCAGCAGTATATATTCCGTCAACATCGGTATATATTTCGCACATATCGGCTTTAAGCGCTGCAGCTATAGCTACGGCCGTTGTGTCCGAACCACCACGGCCAAGAGTTGTCAGATTTCCATAAGAATCTATACCCTGAAAACCTGCAACAACTACTATCATTTTCTGACCAAGATATTTTTTGATATTATCTACATCGATTCCGGCGATTCTGGCGCTTCCGAAATCGCTGCTGGTCTTAATTTTAATTTGATGGCCAAGAAGTGATACAGCTGGGTAATTCATACCCTTTAACATCATGGCAAGAATAGCAACCGTTGTCTGTTCTCCCGTGTTAAGAAGAACATCAAGCTCACGTTTATCAGGAGCATAAGAGGCCTGATTCGCCAGATTAATAAGATTGTCGGTAACCCCTGACATCGCTGAAAGGATTACTACTACGTCGTTTTTTCCATCAAAGGTCTTTGATACGCGCATCGCCACATTGCGTATACGATCAATATCACCTACCGATGTTCCACCATATTTTTGTACAATTAAACTCATTTTATCCTCATAAATCGTTTATAAGACCGGCGGCATCATCTCCGTGGGCGGTTATATTAATTTTTCTTATATCATCACCCGTTATTTCAAAGTGAACTGCCAAATATTTATCCGGAAAATCATTTTTTAATAAGTCGGGCCATTCAATAGCAAAAACCCCGAATCTGTCAAGTATTTCATAAAGCCCTGTATCAAAAATATCGTCTTCATCTGCTAAGCGGTATAAATCAATATGAAAAAGGGGGATTCGCCCCGGATATTCATGAATTATCGAGTAAGTCGGGCTTGTAATATAAAATTTTTCCGGGATTTCAAGCCCTTTGGCAAGACCCTGAACAAAGGATGTTTTTCCGCTTCCAAGCTCTCCTGTCAATGCAAGTATGATTTTATCTTTTATTTTTTTCCCTATTTTTTCTCCCAGACTTTGAGTTTCCTCACAGGAATTTGCAATAGTATCTGTAATCAGATTATCACCATTCAAGTTCATACTGTAGCCTTTTTCATAAATTTTCTTAAATTCCTTTAGCATGAATCCCTATTTGTGCGGGTAGAATATTTAACATATCGGATGCGATATAGCCAAAAGGCCCCATGTTTTCAAAAAGAGAATCTCCGGCAGCACCATGAAGATAAACACCCAGCTTTACAGCATCTTCAGCCGGATAATTCTGAGCGGCAAATCCGACAATAATGCCGCTTAAAATATCTCCCATACCACCGGATGCCATACCCGAATTTCCGGTTGAATTTATAAAAACTCTGCCATCCGGATGTGCAATTACAGTTCCGGCTCCTTTTAATACCAGATGAACTTTAAACTCTGTAGCAAATTCGCGGGCACAGGCAACCCTATTTTTCTGAATCTGTGAAACAGTTAAACCTGTTAGTCTTGACATCTCACCTGGATGTGGAGTCAATATAACAGGCAATTTAAGCTTTTTAAGCGTATCTGTTTCTCCGGCAATAAGATTCAGACCATCTGCATCAATAACAATCGGAACCTCTATTTCGTGAAGCAATCTTAAAACAAGTTTTTTGGTAGAAGGATCGGTTCCAAGACCGGGGCCAATAGCAATGCATTTCTTGCCGGAAATATTGTGCATAATAGCATCGAAAGATGATTCGGAAAGAAACCCTTCGGAATTCTCCGAAAGGGCACAAGACATGGCTTCAAGAGTTGTTGATTCAATCACGTTATTAAGACTTTTGGGCACACCAAGCGTCACAAGTCCGGCACCTGCTCTCATAGCAGCCATAGAAGTCATAGCTGCCGCTCCGGTTTTTCCTGGAGAGCCGCCAATAATAAAAACATGGCCTGTACTTCCTTTATGAGCA from the Pseudomonadota bacterium genome contains:
- a CDS encoding aspartate kinase, producing the protein MSLIVQKYGGTSVGDIDRIRNVAMRVSKTFDGKNDVVVILSAMSGVTDNLINLANQASYAPDKRELDVLLNTGEQTTVAILAMMLKGMNYPAVSLLGHQIKIKTSSDFGSARIAGIDVDNIKKYLGQKMIVVVAGFQGIDSYGNLTTLGRGGSDTTAVAIAAALKADMCEIYTDVDGIYTADPNICKKARKLDKISYDEMLEMSSLGAKVLQIRSVEFAKKYYVPVHLRSSFSFEEGTMVVNESADMERLVVSGVTHSKNEARITLKKVPDQPGIAAKIFSPIADAGILVDMIIQNTRAAKLTDLTFTVPKSDFKKAVEIENKVASEIGAEAVLVDENVAKVSVIGVGMKNHSGVAARMFSVLARENINVLLISTSEIRISCLIEEKYAELAVRVLHAEFGLDRE
- a CDS encoding PAS domain S-box protein → MENSFKTNQVLLKENALLKKRIRELVQAELEHIQAENALLESEENASAILREMHDGFWLMHVQDSMILDVNEAMCRLLGYTREEILKIPIAEIAVNDSPELISSRSKHIIKFGSAHFESSFKCKNGTFIDVEVSATYLSKRKLFFCFCRDVTDSKSLEKELLDSKTILQAVMDGTPDAVFVKDCDSRMLMANPATLAILGKSTEQIIGKESKEIHENPDVVRAIMEHDKLVISSGKAFLIEEKVPTVDGLRVYQSTKAPYRDGAGKIIGVIGISRDITEYKQAKEELEKHRSHLENIVKERTEELENKNIALQELNMALKVLLQKREDDKNDMEERFLINIQNLILPYIEQLKQSSLGARQRSQLDIMEAHLHEIATPLLKNIRQFNFTPREIQVAILVRHGKSTKECAEILGIASSSIDVYRKSIRKKLGLSNRSVNLISYLDSLQQ
- a CDS encoding NAD(P)H-hydrate dehydratase yields the protein MYLTTASEMQQMDKSTIDFGLPGRVLMENAGCGATQVLLDKICIKGTEKVGIIAGRGNNGGDGFVIARRLLQKGFDVSVCLLSKASLVKGDALANLELLYPLGIPVIEITDKDTFVANQNSMRHRDVWVDAIFGTGLKSDIKGYIKDVIGFINSLNKPVFAVDIASGIDSDNGQIHGECIHAVVTATFGYAKLGHYIYPGAYHSGEVEIIDIGIPTFIADKIGPKQYLLTHEKINTILKPRKKDAHKGSTGHVFIIGGSPGKTGAAAMTSMAAMRAGAGLVTLGVPKSLNNVIESTTLEAMSCALSENSEGFLSESSFDAIMHNISGKKCIAIGPGLGTDPSTKKLVLRLLHEIEVPIVIDADGLNLIAGETDTLKKLKLPVILTPHPGEMSRLTGLTVSQIQKNRVACAREFATEFKVHLVLKGAGTVIAHPDGRVFINSTGNSGMASGGMGDILSGIIVGFAAQNYPAEDAVKLGVYLHGAAGDSLFENMGPFGYIASDMLNILPAQIGIHAKGI
- the tsaE gene encoding tRNA (adenosine(37)-N6)-threonylcarbamoyltransferase complex ATPase subunit type 1 TsaE; this encodes MLKEFKKIYEKGYSMNLNGDNLITDTIANSCEETQSLGEKIGKKIKDKIILALTGELGSGKTSFVQGLAKGLEIPEKFYITSPTYSIIHEYPGRIPLFHIDLYRLADEDDIFDTGLYEILDRFGVFAIEWPDLLKNDFPDKYLAVHFEITGDDIRKINITAHGDDAAGLINDL